One part of the Clostridium thermosuccinogenes genome encodes these proteins:
- a CDS encoding glycogen debranching protein produces MKSLVKRENLSEKKGSNKSGVTGSLYVTAGEKCKAIGWQDGLFRDFGHHLEDEMGGIWVHPIKIADAFWLSIDGQFYKADEYETLPYGNIFRYNLPCGVNIKRFQFSPDEVKGLAIKYIFENATKEKKRLELKFITRFDLLPVWFSKENGILDFEDSACFDEANQVIVAKDQGHDWYGLMGCNFNIDAGCVTITKEHIGHCETVGKGVCASITKTIELAPHGEQTITFYLVGSYIDKNDALEDFHRLKKDEKALLENKIRRYQAIKSRTDLKTDEEDFDQVFEWIKYNTDWLVADCGKYGRGLTAGIPEYPWWFGCDNSYSIQGLLALGEFELAKQTIMLLKNYSEKINGNGRIVHEITTNGMIPNPGNSQETGHFITAVYNYWRWTGDVDLVKDVYDYCVKGIDWLLNEMDEDRDLLPSGYGIIEIEGMNVELIDTAVYTCQALFCIYEMSKALGKENKYYLETAHKLKKIINTRLWDEKEGLFVDAVGTPRQIIERIDILLKRSKESHNITITEEYKAYLDNLKEQLSTLPADEELPFIINKNWVINIPMETRIADTDKALIALKTMRSEDFVGKYGVYLSGFMHKHIMTISTGVQAVAEGRYKCVNHSLELLKRMCSTFSMVLPGSISEMSPDYGCFTQAWTVYAMMVPVVECFAGICPAAHNNKLTIEPCVPDAWSKMSLTNIRVGSARIDFTFSRQKDREIYSVTSTGTLDIDFIPAGSYREIKVNGLAHEGHIRFGAGTTVIELVK; encoded by the coding sequence GGCTGGCAGGATGGATTATTCCGGGATTTTGGTCATCATCTGGAGGACGAGATGGGTGGCATATGGGTCCATCCTATAAAAATAGCCGATGCATTCTGGCTGAGCATTGACGGACAATTTTACAAAGCCGATGAATATGAAACACTTCCTTACGGCAATATATTCAGATATAACTTGCCTTGTGGAGTAAATATAAAAAGGTTTCAATTTTCCCCTGATGAGGTTAAAGGGCTGGCTATAAAATACATATTTGAAAATGCAACAAAGGAGAAAAAAAGGCTGGAATTGAAATTCATCACGCGATTTGATCTTTTGCCCGTCTGGTTTTCAAAAGAAAATGGAATTCTGGATTTTGAAGACAGTGCTTGTTTTGATGAGGCAAACCAGGTTATAGTTGCCAAGGACCAGGGACATGACTGGTACGGACTGATGGGCTGCAATTTCAATATAGATGCAGGCTGTGTGACCATTACCAAGGAGCATATAGGACACTGTGAAACAGTAGGAAAGGGCGTTTGTGCAAGTATTACCAAAACGATAGAGCTGGCTCCCCACGGGGAGCAGACCATCACGTTCTATCTTGTCGGCTCTTATATTGACAAAAACGATGCATTGGAGGATTTCCACAGGCTTAAAAAAGACGAAAAAGCTTTGCTGGAGAATAAAATCCGACGTTACCAGGCAATCAAAAGCCGTACGGATCTAAAAACCGATGAAGAGGATTTCGATCAGGTTTTTGAGTGGATTAAGTATAACACCGACTGGTTGGTGGCGGATTGCGGTAAATACGGGCGCGGCCTTACTGCCGGGATACCTGAATACCCTTGGTGGTTTGGCTGTGACAACTCATATTCAATACAGGGATTGCTCGCATTGGGAGAATTCGAACTGGCAAAGCAGACAATCATGCTGCTTAAGAACTACAGCGAGAAAATAAACGGAAACGGCAGGATTGTACACGAGATTACCACCAACGGCATGATTCCAAACCCCGGAAACAGCCAGGAAACCGGTCATTTTATCACCGCTGTCTATAATTATTGGAGATGGACCGGAGATGTGGATTTGGTTAAAGATGTATATGACTATTGTGTAAAGGGCATTGACTGGCTTTTGAATGAGATGGATGAAGACAGGGATTTGCTGCCGTCCGGTTATGGAATAATCGAGATTGAGGGAATGAATGTCGAGTTGATTGATACTGCCGTGTACACATGCCAGGCGCTTTTCTGTATTTATGAGATGTCAAAAGCTCTTGGAAAGGAAAACAAATATTATTTGGAAACTGCACATAAACTCAAAAAGATAATCAATACCCGACTCTGGGACGAAAAGGAAGGACTGTTTGTTGATGCTGTCGGGACTCCCAGGCAGATTATAGAGAGAATTGACATACTGCTGAAAAGATCAAAAGAGTCTCATAATATCACCATCACAGAGGAATATAAGGCATATCTGGACAATTTGAAGGAGCAGCTGAGCACCTTGCCTGCTGATGAGGAGCTTCCGTTCATTATAAACAAGAACTGGGTAATTAATATACCCATGGAAACAAGGATAGCAGACACGGACAAAGCGCTGATTGCGTTGAAAACAATGCGCAGCGAAGATTTTGTTGGCAAATACGGAGTTTATTTATCCGGTTTTATGCACAAGCATATTATGACAATATCAACAGGAGTGCAGGCTGTTGCAGAAGGCAGATACAAGTGTGTCAACCATTCTCTTGAACTGCTTAAAAGGATGTGCAGTACATTTTCAATGGTACTGCCTGGCTCAATAAGTGAGATGTCGCCTGATTACGGTTGCTTCACACAAGCATGGACGGTATATGCCATGATGGTACCGGTGGTGGAATGCTTTGCAGGAATTTGTCCTGCTGCTCACAATAACAAGCTGACTATTGAACCCTGCGTACCGGATGCATGGAGCAAAATGTCACTTACAAACATCAGGGTTGGCTCTGCCCGGATAGACTTTACCTTCAGCAGGCAAAAGGATAGAGAGATTTACTCTGTCACTTCCACAGGAACTCTTGATATTGATTTTATTCCCGCAGGAAGCTATAGGGAGATAAAGGTCAACGGGCTGGCTCATGAAGGTCATATACGTTTCGGAGCAGGGACAACCGTCATCGAATTGGTTAAATAA